In Pyrus communis chromosome 8, drPyrComm1.1, whole genome shotgun sequence, one genomic interval encodes:
- the LOC137742299 gene encoding uncharacterized protein encodes MSGKERMLKSLKKFADFHYKIFTDKYGQQLTDIFEFPIKLVLSPFTLAFDIAGSAQRGFGVPELVSKLSYMSIFAVATLGTYDIALEMGKKVICQRNCGTCNGWQALRCTMCRGSGRVQYQVKNYTLRSGEKATAQCVADAIADNRAELVHLPSAINLDAPLPSKECPTCDGTGVMGCPECKDKLQVRISADDIMEPPWKAYNVLRKMDYPYEHIVHSMKDPSIAAFWLFTLPQVVGGFDFDDDIKKKIWWQYKESMRYDQLRDVVAKRKPGWEQLQEALISIDPARAKEDPVIVKNIPYYKAKKALETEVMKLDPPPRPQNWGELDLPLNASSWSKEDLKNPEKFYEMTVLLNAQRELADKILDAQWETRWRQERLNEMLEEKVRPYMQSIDSGTLSQPIILQLQDQNQKRTRQRRWWFF; translated from the exons ATGTCAGGCAAAGAGCGTATGCTGAAGAGCCTCAAGAAGTTCGCTGACTTTCATTACAAAATCTTCACGGATAAATATGGCCAGCAGCTCACTGACATTTTCGAGTTCCCTATCAAGCTTGTCCTTTCTCCTTTCACTCTTGCTTTCGACATTGCCGGCTCTGCTCAACGTGGGTTTGGCGTTCCCGAGTTGGTGTCCAAGCTATCTTACATGTCAATCTTT GCAGTTGCTACTTTAGGAACTTATGACATAGCATTAGAGATGGGAAAGAAGGTGATATGTCAAAG GAACTGTGGAACCTGCAATGGTTGGCAGGCATTGCGGTGTACCATGTGCAGAGGATCAGGGAGGGTGCAATACCAAGTGAAGAATTACACCTTGAGAAG TGGAGAGAAGGCAACAGCTCAATGTGTTGCAGATGCCATTGCTGATAATCGGGCTGAGTTGGTTCATCTTCCATCCGCCATAAATCTTGATGCACCATTGCCATCTAAAGAGTGCCCAACCTGTGATGGCACG GGTGTGATGGGCTGTCCTGAGTGCAAGGACAAATTACAAGTCAGAATCTCTGCAGATGAT ATCATGGAGCCTCCATGGAAGGCCTACAATGTTCTGAGGAAGATGGACTACCCCTATGAG CATATAGTTCACAGCATGAAAGATCCCAGCATCGCTGCATTTTGGCTGTTTACCTTGCCTCAGGTTGTGGGGGGTTTCGACTTCGATGATGAtatcaagaaaaaaatttggtggCAATACAAG GAATCTATGCGGTATGATCAACTTCGTGATGTGGTGGCCAAGCGAAAACCTGGCTGGGAGCAGTTGCAGGAA GCCTTGATCTCCATAGATCCTGCTCGAGCCAAGGAAGATCCTGTTATTGTGAAAAATATCCCTTACTATAAAGCGAAAAAGGCCCTTGAAACAGAAGTCATGAAACTTGATCCTCCACCAAGGCCGCAAAATTGGGGT GAACTGGACCTTCCACTGAATGCATCTTCTTGGAGCAAGGAGGACCTCAAAAATCCTGAAAAGTTCTATGAAATGACTGTCCTTCTAAATGCTCAAAGAGAATTGGCTGACAAAATTTTGGATGCGCAGTGGGAGACTAGATGGCGACAAGAAAGG TTGAACGAGATGTTGGAGGAGAAGGTACGGCCGTACATGCAGAGTATTGACAGTGGGACCCTCTCCCAGCCTATTATATTACAATTACAAGATCAGAATCAGAAG AGGACCCGACAACGGAGATGGTGGTTCTTTTGA
- the LOC137742752 gene encoding probable bifunctional methylthioribulose-1-phosphate dehydratase/enolase-phosphatase E1 1 isoform X1 encodes MAAMAVNGLKLGTTSQAYLEGKAMSDTKVLISDLCRQFYNLGWVSGTGGSITIKVHDDSIPKPEQLVVMSPSGVQKERMVPEDMYVLSPNGSVLCTPSPKPYPHKPPKCSDCGPLFMKNVAKRRLILRREMSRSLSYKAYEMRNAGAVIHSHGMESCLVTMINPNAKEFRITHMEMIKGIKGHGYYDELVVPIIENTAYEYELTESLAKAIEAYPKTTAVLVRNHGIYIWGDSWINAKTQAECYHYLFEAAIKLHQLGLDPTTPNHGPIKQNVKGVSGSGICRNVSVNAGNAASDNKSEPSRRCIVLDIEGTTTPISFVTDVLFPYARDNVGRHLSATYDTEETQDDVKLLRFQVQEDLEKGVAGAVPIPSDDAGKEEVVQALVANVDSMIKADRKITALKQLQGHIWRTGFEKNELTGVVFDDVPEALKKWHDSGIKVYIYSSGSRLAQRLIFGNSNYGDLREYLSGFFDTTVGNKRESSSYAEIVQSVGVDKPSEVLFVTDVFQEAAAAKAAGLEVIVSIRPGNGALPENHGFKTITSFLEV; translated from the exons ATGGCAGCAATGGCAGTGAACGGACTGAAACTCGGTACGACGTCGCAGGCCTACTTGGAAGGCAAAGCAATGAGCGACACCAAGGTTCTGATATCCGACCTCTGCCGCCAGTTCTACAATCTCGGATGGGTCTCAGGGACCGGCGGCAGCATCACAATCAAAGTGCACGACGACTCTATTCCTAAGCCCGAACAGCTCGTAGTCATGTCTCCATCTG GCGTTCAGAAGGAGAGAATGGTACCAGAGGACATGTATGTGTTATCTCCGAATGGGTCTGTCTTGTGTACTCCATCTCCTAAACCCTACCCACATAAGCCTCCCAAGTGTTCTGATTGTGGTCCACTTTTTATGAAG AATGTAGCCAAGAGGCGATTGATTTTGCGAAGAGAAATGTCAAGGAGTCTCAGTTATAAG GCATATGAGATGCGTAATGCTGGAGCTGTTATTCATAGTCATGGGATGGAATCTTGTCTTGTAACAATGATCAATCCTAATGCAAAAGAATTTCGA ATCACCCATATGGAGATGATCAAAGGAATCAAAGGGCATGGTTATTATGATGAGCTTGTGGTCCCTATAATAGAGAACACTGCCTATGAATATGAGCTCACAGAGTCTCTTGCCAAAGCT ATTGAAGCCTACCCGAAAACAACAGCTGTTCTTGTTCGTAACCATGGGATCTATATATGGGGAGACTCGTGGATCAATGCTAAGACTCAG gcTGAATGTTATCACTATCTCTTTGAAGCTGCTATCAAACTTCATCAGTTGGGTTTGGACCCAACTACACCAAACCATGGTCCTATAAAACAAAATGTCAAAGGAGTTTCAGGAAGTGGTATTTGCAGAAACGTATCTGTGAACGCTGGGAATGCAGCTTCAGATAATAAATCTGAGCCATCACGA cgTTGCATTGTTCTTGACATTGAGGGGACTACTACTCCCATATCATTTGTGACTGATGTTCTCTTTCCATATGCCCGCGATAATGTTGGAAGGCACTTGTCTGCAACATATGACACTGAAGAAACTCAAGATGACGTAAAGTTGTTGCGCTTCCAG GTTCAAGAAGACCTGGAAAAAGGTGTTGCTGGTGCTGTTCCCATCCCCTCTGATGATGCAGGGAAAGAGGAGGTTGTTCAAGCCTTGGTTGCTAATGTTGACTCGATGATAAAAGCTGATCGGAAGATCACTGCCTTGAAACAGTTGCAA GGTCATATCTGGAGAACTGGATTTGAAAAGAATGAATTGACAGGAGTAGTTTTCGATGATGTACCAGAAGCTCTTAAGAAATGGCATGATTCAGGCATAAAG GTCTACATATACTCTAGTGGTAGCAGGTTGGCACAGAGACTTATATTTGGTAACTCAAATTATGGGGACCTAAGAGAATATTTGTCTGGATTTTTTGACACCACAGTGGG AAACAAAAGAGAAAGTAGCAGTTATGCTGAAATTGTACAATCAGTTGGAGTTGATAAACCATCAGAGGTTTTATTCGTGACAGATGTCTTTCAAGAAGCTGCAGCTGCAAAGGCAGCAG GATTGGAAGTTATTGTATCGATCCGACCAGGGAATGGAGCTCTTCCAGAGAATCATGGTTTCAAGACAATCACTTCTTTCTTGGAAGTCTGA
- the LOC137742483 gene encoding VQ motif-containing protein 4-like, with product MEYTTSSRPQEFREKPYSYSPINSPRTNNNGTATNASVCSSSSSSAVAAQIPTTLKVSTPRSDSNPYPTTFVQADSSNFKHVVQMLTGSSETVTHQSSPKRTTATHHHHHQDPTILPPSNKNFNIPPIKTAPPKKQGFKLYERRSTNLKNTLMINTLIPNFQSASGYSPRHQEILSPSLLDFPSLTLSPVTPLNDDPFDKSAASPSLGNSSSEEDRAIAEKGFYLHPSPRATTTPRDQEPRLLPLFPVTSPRVSGSSS from the coding sequence ATGGAATACACCACAAGCTCAAGGCCTCAAGAATTCAGAGAGAAGCCCTATTCGTATTCCCCCATAAACTCGCCGAGAACCAACAACAATGGCACGGCCACCAACGCCAGCgtctgcagcagcagcagcagctcggCGGTGGCGGCTCAAATCCCGACAACTCTGAAAGTCTCAACTCCCAGATCTGACTCCAATCCCTACCCGACAACCTTCGTCCAAGCTGATTCCTCGAACTTCAAACATGTTGTCCAAATGCTCACCGGCTCCTCGGAAACCGTCACTCACCAGTCCTCCCCTAAACGCACCACCGccacccaccaccaccatcatcaagATCCAACAATTTTGCCACCTTCCAACAAAAACTTCAACATCCCACCAATCAAAACCGCCCCACCAAAAAAGCAGGGCTTCAAGCTCTACGAGCGGAGGAGCACCAATCTCAAAAACACGCTCATGATCAACACCCTCATCCCCAACTTCCAATCGGCTTCTGGGTATTCGCCACGCCACCAGGAGATCCTGTCCCCGAGCTTGCTTGACTTCCCGTCCCTCACCCTCAGCCCAGTGACGCCGTTGAACGACGACCCCTTCGACAAGTCGGCGGCGTCGCCGTCACTTGGGAACTCTTCGTCGGAGGAGGACAGGGCGATTGCGGAGAAAGGGTTTTACTTGCACCCGTCGCCGAGAGCTACGACGACTCCGAGAGACCAAGAGCCGCGGCTTCTGCCTCTGTTTCCGGTCACTTCACCGAGAGTTTCTGGGTCTTCTTCTTGA
- the LOC137742167 gene encoding uncharacterized protein: MNKKSNQSSDREENHSRKESAISTPDSRFNQTLRNVQGLLKGRSIPGKVLLTRRSNLLDPSKLQVPLPNYERSLSFNDAETSDRRALEEDGEGLGKPSNNANSNKLTSSTSNVENISKGAQKSTMGARATDSARVMKFTKVLSGTTVILEKLRELAWSGIPPYMRPDIWRLLLGYAPSNSDRREGVLRRKRLEYLDCVSQYYDIPDTERSDDEINMLRQIAVDCPRTVPDVSFFQQEQVQKSLERILYTWAIRHPASGYVQGINDLVTPFLVVFLSEYLEGSVDNWSISDLSPDKISNIEADCYWCLSNLLEGMQDHYTFAQPGIQRLVFKLKEVVRRIDEPVSRHVEEQGLEFLQFAFRWFNCLLIREIPFNLISRLWDTYLAEGDALPDFLVYIFASFLLTWSEELQKLDFQELVMFLQHLPTHNWTHQELEMVLSRAFMWHSMFKSSPRHLAS; this comes from the exons ATGAACAAGAAGAGCAATCAGAGCTCCGACAGAGAAGAAAACCACTCCAGGAAAGAAAGCGCCATCTCAACCCCAGATTCCAGATTCAACCAAACCCTTAGAAATGTTCaagg GTTGCTCAAAGGTCGTAGTATTCCCGGTAAAGTCTTACTGACTAGGAGGTCAAACCTGCTGGATCCTTCAAAATTACAAGTGCCCTTACCAAATTACGAAAGGAGCTTATCATTCAATGATGCTGAAACAAGTGATCGCAGAGCCTTGGAG GAAGATGGTGAGGGTCTAGGCAAGCCCAGCAATAATGCAAATTCAAATAAGTTAACATCATCAACCTCGAACGTTGAGAATATTTCCAAAGGAGCTCAGAAATCCACCATGGGAGCTAGAGCTACTGATTCTGCAAGAGTTATGAAGTTCACAAAGGTTCTTTCAGGGACAACAGTGATATTAG AGAAGTTGCGTGAGTTGGCTTGGAGTGGCATACCGCCATATATGCGGCCCGACATATGGAGGCTTCTTTTG GGATATGCACCGTCTAATTCAGATAGAAGGGAGGGAGTTCTAAGAAGGAAGCGCCTTGAGTATCTTGACTGTGTTTCTCAGTACTATGATATTCCGGATACTGAGCGTTCAGATGATGAGATAAACATGCTTCGTCAG ATTGCTGTTGATTGCCCAAGAACTGTGCCAGATGTATCTTTTTTTCAGCAGGAGCAAGTCCAGAAATCCTTGGAGCGCATCCTTTATACCTG GGCCATTCGACATCCTGCAAGTGGATATGTTCAGGGAATAAATGATCTTGTTACTCCTTTTCTAGTTGTTTTCTTGTCAGAATACTTGGAGGGGAGTGTGGATAATTGGTCAATCTCTGATCTGTCTCCTGATAAAATATCTAATATAGAGGCTGACTGCTATTGGTGCCTATCAAATTTACTTGAAGGTATGCAAGATCATTACACTTTTGCTCAGCCGGGAATCCAGAGGCTTGTGTTTAAACTAAAGGAAGTGGTCAGGCGGATTGATG AACCTGTATCTAGACATGTGGAGGAGCAAGGGCTCGAATTTCTTCAATTTGCTTTTCGGTGGTTCAACTGTCTTCTAATACGCGAG ATTCCTTTCAATCTTATTTCTCGTCTGTGGGATACATACCTAGCCGAAGGAGATGCATTGCCAGATTTCCTTGTGTATATATTTGCCAGTTTTCTTCTAACG TGGTCAGAAGAGCTTCAGAAGCTTGATTTCCAAGAGTTGGTAATGTTTCTTCAACACCTTCCGACGCATAACTGGACTCACCAAGAACTCGAGATGGTGCTTTCAAGAGCTTTCATGTGGCACAGTATGTTCAAAAGCTCTCCCAGACATTTGGCCAGCTGA
- the LOC137742168 gene encoding early nodulin-like protein 3, producing MEFGRFVWLQILLVFFCLCLSSIEGHKFYVGGKDGWVVNPSQSYSLWAERNRFNINDTLHFKYKKGSDSVLVVNKDDYFSCNTQNPIQKLDGGDSDFTLDRSGPFYFISGQNGNCQKGQKLLVIVLAPRHPKPPVLPPPTTSPTAPPQPYHPPAASPPQGPGLPPAAGGPVSLSPSPVITTPPSASPGPGSSQPSPSPSTSPVPAPSTNTPTSSPVPAPASGYTPTTSPPAPPPEGPAPTPSGVPGGPTPTPSGQPAGPTAPGTVTSPPPGSQEATAPSGALRGVAAPSIVLVSLAVVLVSVALS from the exons ATGGAGTTTGGGAGATTTGTTTGGCTTCAAATCTTGTTGGTGTTCTTTTGCTTGTGTTTGTCATCCATAGAAGGACACAAATTCTATGTTGGTGGGAAAGATGGGTGGGTTGTGAACCCTTCTCAGAGCTACAGCCTCTGGGCTGAGAGAAACAGGTTCAATATCAATGACACACTAC ATTTCAAGTACAAGAAGGGGTCAGACTCGGTGCTGGTCGTGAACAAAGACGACTACTTCAGCTGCAACACCCAAAACCCTATTCAGAAACTCGACGGTGGCGACTCAGACTTCACCCTCGATAGGTCTGGACCTTTCTACTTTATCAGTGGCCAAAATGGTAATTGTCAAAAGGGTCAGAAGCTTCTTGTTATTGTCTTGGCCCCGAGGCACCCCAAGCCACCAGTCCTCCCTCCTCCTACTACTAGCCCTACCGCTCCTCCGCAGCCCTACCACCCTCCTGCTGCGTCCCCACCACAAGGGCCCGGGCTACCCCCAGCTGCTGGGGGCCCGGTCTCTCTATCTCCATCACCAGTGATTACAACTCCTCCATCTGCTTCACCAGGGCCAGGGTCATCACAACCGTCGCCGTCGCCGTCAACCTCTCCGGTTCCAGCTCCGTCAACCAACACTCCAACATCATCTCCGGTGCCAGCTCCGGCGTCAGGCTATACTCCAACTACTTCTCCACCCGCACCGCCTCCGGAGGGGCCCGCACCTACCCCATCTGGCGTGCCTGGGGGGCCTACACCTACTCCATCCGGCCAGCCTGCGGGCCCCACAGCGCCGGGAACTGTTACTTCTCCGCCACCAGGGTCCCAGGAAGCGACTGCCCCGTCTGGAGCGTTACGTGGAGTAGCGGCTCCTTCGATTGTGTTGGTGTCTTTGGCTGTTGTTCTGGTCAGTGTGGCGCTCTCATGA
- the LOC137742752 gene encoding probable bifunctional methylthioribulose-1-phosphate dehydratase/enolase-phosphatase E1 1 isoform X2, with product MAAMAVNGLKLGTTSQAYLEGKAMSDTKVLISDLCRQFYNLGWVSGTGGSITIKVHDDSIPKPEQLVVMSPSGVQKERMVPEDMYVLSPNGSVLCTPSPKPYPHKPPKCSDCGPLFMKAYEMRNAGAVIHSHGMESCLVTMINPNAKEFRITHMEMIKGIKGHGYYDELVVPIIENTAYEYELTESLAKAIEAYPKTTAVLVRNHGIYIWGDSWINAKTQAECYHYLFEAAIKLHQLGLDPTTPNHGPIKQNVKGVSGSGICRNVSVNAGNAASDNKSEPSRRCIVLDIEGTTTPISFVTDVLFPYARDNVGRHLSATYDTEETQDDVKLLRFQVQEDLEKGVAGAVPIPSDDAGKEEVVQALVANVDSMIKADRKITALKQLQGHIWRTGFEKNELTGVVFDDVPEALKKWHDSGIKVYIYSSGSRLAQRLIFGNSNYGDLREYLSGFFDTTVGNKRESSSYAEIVQSVGVDKPSEVLFVTDVFQEAAAAKAAGLEVIVSIRPGNGALPENHGFKTITSFLEV from the exons ATGGCAGCAATGGCAGTGAACGGACTGAAACTCGGTACGACGTCGCAGGCCTACTTGGAAGGCAAAGCAATGAGCGACACCAAGGTTCTGATATCCGACCTCTGCCGCCAGTTCTACAATCTCGGATGGGTCTCAGGGACCGGCGGCAGCATCACAATCAAAGTGCACGACGACTCTATTCCTAAGCCCGAACAGCTCGTAGTCATGTCTCCATCTG GCGTTCAGAAGGAGAGAATGGTACCAGAGGACATGTATGTGTTATCTCCGAATGGGTCTGTCTTGTGTACTCCATCTCCTAAACCCTACCCACATAAGCCTCCCAAGTGTTCTGATTGTGGTCCACTTTTTATGAAG GCATATGAGATGCGTAATGCTGGAGCTGTTATTCATAGTCATGGGATGGAATCTTGTCTTGTAACAATGATCAATCCTAATGCAAAAGAATTTCGA ATCACCCATATGGAGATGATCAAAGGAATCAAAGGGCATGGTTATTATGATGAGCTTGTGGTCCCTATAATAGAGAACACTGCCTATGAATATGAGCTCACAGAGTCTCTTGCCAAAGCT ATTGAAGCCTACCCGAAAACAACAGCTGTTCTTGTTCGTAACCATGGGATCTATATATGGGGAGACTCGTGGATCAATGCTAAGACTCAG gcTGAATGTTATCACTATCTCTTTGAAGCTGCTATCAAACTTCATCAGTTGGGTTTGGACCCAACTACACCAAACCATGGTCCTATAAAACAAAATGTCAAAGGAGTTTCAGGAAGTGGTATTTGCAGAAACGTATCTGTGAACGCTGGGAATGCAGCTTCAGATAATAAATCTGAGCCATCACGA cgTTGCATTGTTCTTGACATTGAGGGGACTACTACTCCCATATCATTTGTGACTGATGTTCTCTTTCCATATGCCCGCGATAATGTTGGAAGGCACTTGTCTGCAACATATGACACTGAAGAAACTCAAGATGACGTAAAGTTGTTGCGCTTCCAG GTTCAAGAAGACCTGGAAAAAGGTGTTGCTGGTGCTGTTCCCATCCCCTCTGATGATGCAGGGAAAGAGGAGGTTGTTCAAGCCTTGGTTGCTAATGTTGACTCGATGATAAAAGCTGATCGGAAGATCACTGCCTTGAAACAGTTGCAA GGTCATATCTGGAGAACTGGATTTGAAAAGAATGAATTGACAGGAGTAGTTTTCGATGATGTACCAGAAGCTCTTAAGAAATGGCATGATTCAGGCATAAAG GTCTACATATACTCTAGTGGTAGCAGGTTGGCACAGAGACTTATATTTGGTAACTCAAATTATGGGGACCTAAGAGAATATTTGTCTGGATTTTTTGACACCACAGTGGG AAACAAAAGAGAAAGTAGCAGTTATGCTGAAATTGTACAATCAGTTGGAGTTGATAAACCATCAGAGGTTTTATTCGTGACAGATGTCTTTCAAGAAGCTGCAGCTGCAAAGGCAGCAG GATTGGAAGTTATTGTATCGATCCGACCAGGGAATGGAGCTCTTCCAGAGAATCATGGTTTCAAGACAATCACTTCTTTCTTGGAAGTCTGA